The following are encoded together in the Clostridium sp. BJN0013 genome:
- a CDS encoding YegS/Rv2252/BmrU family lipid kinase gives MNKVKFIYNPYSGEKTIIYNIENVIRIHQKYGYQIIPFRVSFEFGMKEAFKDIDKTYKYILIAGGDGTVDTAVNHMKRLNINIPIAILPVGTANDFAKFIGMPENIEKACEQIINSVPKKLDLGKVNDKYFINVASTGLFTDVSQKTDVNLKNTIGKLAYYLKGLEQLTNLRKLKVKVKSENAVFDGNMYLILIFNGQTAGNLKFAYKAEIDDGLLDIIIIKAGMIKDTIALFIKMLRGDHLENASGLLYFKSNKIEIYCDEGIVTDIDGERGPDFPLMVECIKGGLEVLGIQEKL, from the coding sequence ATGAATAAAGTAAAATTTATTTATAATCCGTATTCTGGAGAAAAAACTATAATATATAATATAGAAAACGTTATTAGAATACATCAAAAATATGGATATCAAATAATACCTTTTAGAGTTAGTTTTGAATTTGGTATGAAAGAAGCTTTTAAAGATATAGATAAAACCTATAAATATATACTGATAGCTGGAGGAGATGGAACAGTAGATACTGCTGTAAATCACATGAAAAGATTAAATATAAATATACCCATAGCCATACTTCCCGTAGGCACTGCTAATGATTTTGCTAAATTTATAGGTATGCCAGAAAATATTGAAAAGGCCTGTGAACAAATAATAAACAGTGTTCCTAAAAAATTGGATTTGGGAAAAGTAAATGATAAGTATTTTATAAATGTAGCTAGTACAGGCTTATTTACAGATGTGTCTCAAAAAACAGATGTAAATTTGAAAAATACCATTGGAAAGCTGGCCTATTATTTGAAGGGATTGGAACAACTTACCAACCTTAGAAAATTAAAAGTAAAGGTGAAATCTGAAAATGCAGTTTTTGATGGAAATATGTATCTGATACTCATATTTAATGGTCAGACAGCAGGTAATCTTAAATTTGCATATAAAGCTGAAATAGATGATGGACTTTTAGATATAATTATAATAAAGGCGGGAATGATAAAAGATACTATTGCCCTCTTTATAAAAATGTTGAGAGGGGATCATTTGGAAAATGCATCAGGTCTTCTGTATTTTAAGTCAAATAAAATAGAGATATACTGCGATGAAGGTATAGTAACTGATATAGATGGAGAAAGGGGACCAGATTTTCCACTTATGGTGGAATGTATAAAAGGTGGATTAGAAGTTCTGGGAATACAGGAGAAATTATAA
- a CDS encoding magnesium transporter: MKKLSSFFLSKILYRKIYDEFNEYVGRLCDIYVSVDDGIPRAIGYKIKKKSEVYNCECKNINFYEDNDKIVIKGEGIREIILQKYSYLLSKHLLDKQIVDINGKKLVKVNDIRITEIAGEYRVVAVDTGVLALGRRFGIEKFVKKCYDLFGKKPEDSLIIWNNVESLEVIDNNLKLCIPYKKLSKLHPADLADILEDMDINYRKRVFESLDENLAADTLEEIAPEIQVDILENLSQSKRDEVLYNMPNDEIADILEEADEETVEKILINMKKEDSEEVKELMGYKKETVGSIMNKDFISFNINITVKETIELLKEIKPEDEVSYYIYIIDDKQKLQGVVSLKDLILSNFEDSLKDIMECSVSTINHNENIDKAIEICSKYNLFSLPVLDDEEKLCGIVIMNDIVEDILIPNWKKRLRKVG; this comes from the coding sequence ATGAAAAAATTATCTAGCTTCTTTTTGAGTAAAATTCTCTACAGGAAGATCTATGATGAATTCAATGAATATGTAGGAAGACTATGTGACATTTATGTATCTGTTGATGACGGAATACCAAGGGCTATAGGTTATAAGATAAAAAAAAAGTCAGAAGTATATAACTGCGAGTGTAAAAATATAAATTTTTATGAAGATAATGATAAGATAGTAATAAAAGGAGAAGGAATAAGAGAAATAATACTTCAGAAGTATTCTTACCTTTTATCAAAACATTTGTTGGATAAACAGATAGTAGATATTAATGGTAAAAAACTTGTAAAGGTAAATGATATCAGAATTACAGAAATAGCAGGAGAATATAGAGTTGTGGCTGTGGACACAGGAGTTTTAGCTTTGGGGAGGAGATTTGGCATTGAGAAGTTTGTGAAAAAATGTTATGACTTGTTTGGTAAAAAACCCGAAGACAGCCTAATAATATGGAATAATGTGGAGTCTTTAGAGGTTATAGATAATAACCTTAAATTATGTATACCCTATAAGAAATTATCTAAACTTCATCCGGCAGATTTGGCAGATATATTAGAAGATATGGATATAAACTATAGAAAAAGAGTTTTTGAAAGTCTAGATGAAAATTTAGCTGCAGATACTTTAGAAGAAATAGCTCCTGAGATACAAGTAGATATTTTGGAGAATTTAAGTCAATCTAAAAGGGATGAAGTATTGTATAATATGCCCAATGATGAAATAGCGGACATCTTAGAGGAAGCTGATGAGGAAACTGTTGAAAAGATACTTATCAATATGAAAAAAGAAGACTCAGAAGAAGTAAAGGAACTTATGGGTTATAAAAAAGAGACCGTGGGAAGTATAATGAATAAAGATTTCATTTCTTTTAATATAAATATAACAGTCAAGGAAACCATTGAACTTTTGAAGGAAATTAAACCGGAAGATGAGGTATCATATTATATATACATTATTGATGATAAACAAAAACTTCAAGGGGTGGTATCCCTTAAGGATTTGATATTATCAAACTTTGAAGATAGCTTAAAGGATATAATGGAATGTAGTGTATCTACCATAAATCATAATGAAAATATAGATAAAGCTATAGAAATTTGCTCAAAATATAATCTTTTTTCATTACCGGTATTGGATGATGAGGAAAAGCTGTGTGGTATAGTAATAATGAATGATATAGTAGAAGACATATTAATACCTAATTGGAAGAAAAGATTGAGAAAGGTAGGGTAA
- the sleB gene encoding spore cortex-lytic enzyme — MAKKIMKFKIQLILVFIIIFTYMSTSLFLLPYSNAVKAVAYYYGSKGDVVIKIQTKLRDWGYYNGSVDGIYGYQTYTAVRYFQSKNGLKVDGIVGDATLSALAINVAGSYGNESNNQNVMLLARLINGEARGEPYEGQVAVGAVILNRTRDPRFPSTLAGVIYQPGAFTAVVDGQVHANMEQNSINAARDALNGWDPSEGALYYFNPSTATSSWIWSRPLIKIIGKHRFCR; from the coding sequence ATGGCTAAGAAAATTATGAAGTTTAAAATACAATTAATACTAGTATTTATTATAATATTTACATATATGTCTACTTCTTTATTTTTACTTCCCTATAGCAATGCAGTAAAAGCTGTAGCGTACTATTATGGTTCAAAGGGAGATGTAGTTATAAAAATACAGACAAAACTTAGAGATTGGGGATATTATAATGGAAGTGTAGATGGAATATATGGATATCAGACTTATACTGCAGTAAGATATTTTCAATCTAAAAATGGATTGAAGGTAGATGGAATAGTAGGAGATGCTACTCTATCAGCATTGGCTATAAATGTAGCTGGATCATATGGAAATGAAAGTAATAATCAGAATGTAATGTTATTGGCACGATTGATAAATGGTGAAGCTAGAGGAGAACCTTATGAGGGGCAAGTTGCAGTTGGAGCTGTAATTTTAAATAGAACTAGGGATCCTAGATTTCCATCTACCCTAGCTGGAGTAATTTATCAACCAGGAGCATTTACTGCTGTAGTAGATGGTCAGGTACATGCCAATATGGAACAAAATTCCATAAATGCTGCCAGAGATGCCTTAAATGGGTGGGATCCTTCAGAAGGAGCATTATATTATTTTAATCCTTCTACTGCTACTAGCTCATGGATATGGTCAAGACCTCTTATTAAAATTATAGGTAAACATAGATTTTGCAGGTAA
- a CDS encoding PTS glucose transporter subunit IIA — MFHFLKKNFELTAPIDGKIIDLSQVPDQIFSGKMAGDGVAIDTTGDIVLAPADGDVVLILKTNHAFGMVLKNGTEILVHIGVDTVELNGKGLERLVEEGADVKAGDPIIKLDRKFIEEKGYSLITSIVITNSEIIKDIKYNVGKVVKAGKNQLIMYKLK; from the coding sequence ATGTTTCATTTTCTAAAGAAAAATTTTGAATTAACTGCTCCAATTGATGGAAAAATAATAGATTTATCACAAGTACCAGATCAAATATTTTCAGGAAAAATGGCAGGGGATGGTGTTGCAATTGATACTACTGGAGATATAGTTTTGGCTCCTGCAGATGGGGATGTAGTTCTTATACTTAAAACAAATCATGCTTTTGGAATGGTTTTGAAAAATGGAACCGAAATATTAGTACATATCGGTGTTGACACTGTGGAGTTAAATGGGAAAGGGTTAGAAAGATTAGTAGAAGAAGGTGCAGATGTAAAAGCAGGAGATCCTATAATAAAATTGGATAGAAAATTTATAGAAGAAAAGGGGTATTCCCTTATAACCTCAATTGTTATAACAAATTCAGAAATTATTAAAGATATAAAATATAATGTAGGTAAAGTAGTCAAAGCTGGGAAAAATCAGCTAATTATGTATAAGTTGAAGTGA
- a CDS encoding DUF6514 family protein encodes MVVENFISTEVVEDIKYVYFYRLLKGKTIVTYEKEPVEVQSYGIEVERQDILNEKLVNVQRDCIENISPYRHKVHNLIRLLYKNKVSPLHLIDIAGDYVDRYILDFEREVKYIAY; translated from the coding sequence ATGGTAGTAGAAAATTTTATTTCCACTGAGGTTGTAGAAGATATAAAATATGTATATTTTTATAGATTACTTAAGGGAAAAACAATTGTCACTTATGAAAAGGAGCCAGTAGAAGTTCAATCCTATGGCATAGAGGTAGAGAGACAGGATATATTAAATGAAAAATTAGTAAATGTACAGAGAGATTGCATAGAAAATATAAGTCCATATAGGCATAAAGTACATAATCTAATAAGATTGTTATATAAGAATAAGGTATCGCCATTACATTTAATTGATATAGCTGGTGATTATGTAGATAGATATATCTTAGATTTTGAAAGAGAAGTAAAATATATAGCATATTAA
- the acpS gene encoding holo-ACP synthase: protein MIFGVGVDIVEIRRIKEAIEKHNTFIDRIFSKNEVEYLKNRNLRPEFVAGRFAAKEAVVKSLGSGFKGFDFKDIEIDRTASGRPTVVLKGKAKLMVNKYGNYKIHLSISHGVDNAIAYAIMEVDKIEDSDCRTI from the coding sequence TTGATATTTGGTGTTGGAGTAGATATAGTTGAAATTAGGAGAATTAAGGAAGCTATTGAAAAACATAATACTTTTATAGATAGAATTTTTAGCAAAAATGAGGTGGAGTATCTTAAAAATAGAAATCTGAGACCTGAATTTGTTGCAGGTAGGTTTGCGGCAAAGGAGGCTGTTGTGAAATCATTAGGCAGTGGATTTAAGGGTTTTGATTTTAAAGATATAGAGATAGACAGAACTGCTTCTGGAAGACCAACTGTAGTGCTAAAGGGAAAGGCTAAATTAATGGTAAATAAGTATGGAAATTATAAAATACATTTAAGCATATCTCATGGAGTAGATAATGCTATAGCTTATGCGATAATGGAGGTTGATAAAATTGAAGATAGCGACTGTAGAACTATCTAG
- a CDS encoding NAD(P)H-hydrate dehydratase, giving the protein MKIATVELSRAIDSYAINQLKIPGIVLMENAALKVIKNIDLANCNSFCVICTRGNNGGDGFAVARHLYNLNKKIQVFLVGKEDGMSGDCKVNYTILKNLGLNIYKLNSQEEMGTLKKCIQKSDVTIDALFGTGISREIVGIQNSVISLINENSKYTISIDIPSGLNGDTGKVLGNCVRADITVTFQLYKKGFLKYGSNEFTGEILVEDIGIPEAAIEKFSLNYFIIDKDFINKILKRRNKFAHKGDYGRVFIIAGSVGFTGAAYICTEAAIKSGAGLVTLGCYDSVRSILSSKLIEGMTVDLNETTNLEKTIEKSDVIAIGPGMGINNDTFNLVEKIIKNFTKTVVIDADGINVLSENLHILEDKKCSIILTPHLGEMSRITGLNMEYIRENRIEVAKKFAKEKNVILLLKGYNTIVTDGNRVAVNSTGNSSMASGGMGDCLTGIIASFIAQGYEPFEAVCAAAFVHGYCGDKLSQSMFCVNASHILEELPFSIKELIQ; this is encoded by the coding sequence TTGAAGATAGCGACTGTAGAACTATCTAGAGCTATAGATAGTTATGCTATAAATCAGTTAAAAATACCTGGTATTGTTTTGATGGAAAATGCAGCACTTAAGGTAATTAAAAATATAGATTTGGCAAATTGTAATTCTTTTTGTGTAATATGTACCCGGGGTAATAATGGAGGAGATGGATTTGCTGTGGCAAGACATCTTTATAATTTAAATAAAAAAATACAGGTGTTTTTAGTAGGAAAAGAAGATGGAATGAGTGGAGATTGTAAAGTCAATTATACTATTTTAAAGAACTTGGGATTAAACATATATAAATTGAATTCTCAGGAAGAAATGGGTACTCTTAAAAAATGTATACAAAAAAGTGATGTTACAATTGATGCATTGTTTGGAACAGGAATCTCCAGGGAAATAGTAGGAATACAAAACTCTGTTATATCCTTGATAAATGAAAATAGCAAATATACAATTTCTATAGATATTCCTTCAGGACTTAATGGAGATACGGGAAAAGTTTTGGGAAATTGCGTAAGAGCCGATATAACTGTTACTTTTCAATTATATAAAAAAGGGTTTCTAAAATATGGAAGCAATGAATTTACAGGGGAAATATTAGTGGAAGATATAGGAATCCCCGAAGCAGCTATTGAAAAGTTTAGTCTGAATTATTTTATTATTGATAAAGATTTTATTAATAAAATTTTAAAAAGAAGAAATAAATTTGCACATAAAGGAGATTATGGAAGAGTATTTATTATAGCAGGCTCTGTGGGATTTACGGGGGCTGCATATATATGTACAGAAGCAGCTATAAAGAGTGGAGCAGGACTTGTTACTTTAGGCTGTTATGACAGTGTTAGATCAATACTTAGCTCAAAACTTATAGAAGGCATGACTGTAGATTTAAATGAAACTACAAATTTAGAAAAAACTATAGAGAAAAGTGATGTTATTGCAATAGGTCCTGGCATGGGAATAAATAATGATACATTCAACTTAGTAGAAAAAATCATAAAAAATTTTACAAAAACCGTAGTAATAGATGCAGATGGAATTAATGTTTTAAGTGAGAACCTTCACATTTTAGAGGATAAAAAATGTTCCATAATTTTAACTCCTCATCTGGGGGAAATGTCTAGAATTACTGGTCTGAATATGGAATATATAAGAGAAAATAGAATTGAAGTTGCAAAAAAGTTTGCAAAAGAAAAAAATGTAATTTTGCTTTTAAAAGGATACAATACAATTGTTACAGATGGAAATAGGGTAGCTGTAAATTCTACAGGAAATTCATCAATGGCTTCAGGAGGTATGGGGGATTGTTTAACAGGAATTATAGCTTCTTTTATAGCTCAAGGGTATGAGCCCTTTGAGGCAGTATGTGCTGCAGCTTTTGTACATGGATACTGTGGAGATAAATTATCCCAAAGTATGTTTTGTGTAAATGCAAGTCATATTTTAGAAGAGTTACCATTTTCGATAAAGGAATTAATACAGTAA
- a CDS encoding germination lipoprotein GerS-related protein, whose amino-acid sequence MRKKLILGIMSFTLVIFFSSCNKNIRNTEEIIYYLKDLNSYSCDVNMSIKNTKQEINYSGKQFYHVKYGDRLDLGEDEIIFYKQNKIVSKCIKSGNIYNQNKDFDSLFKFCFIDQYISLIYTNEKIGNSFKNMGNQQYQVIHLDIPGNNKNINKAELYVNINHSIPTYLIIYDSDGKERIKVHYTNFKANPELEENVFSIS is encoded by the coding sequence GTGAGAAAAAAACTAATACTAGGAATTATGTCTTTTACTTTAGTTATATTTTTTTCATCCTGTAATAAAAATATTAGAAATACGGAAGAGATAATCTACTATTTAAAGGATTTGAACAGTTATAGTTGTGATGTAAATATGTCCATAAAAAATACTAAACAGGAAATAAATTATAGTGGAAAACAATTTTATCATGTTAAATATGGAGATAGACTAGATTTAGGGGAAGATGAAATAATTTTTTATAAACAAAATAAAATAGTTTCTAAATGCATTAAAAGTGGAAACATATATAATCAGAATAAAGATTTTGATAGTTTGTTTAAGTTTTGCTTTATAGACCAATATATATCATTAATTTATACTAATGAAAAAATTGGAAACTCATTTAAAAATATGGGTAATCAGCAATATCAGGTTATACATTTAGATATACCTGGAAACAACAAAAACATAAATAAAGCAGAATTATATGTAAATATAAATCATAGTATTCCCACATATTTAATAATATATGATTCTGATGGAAAAGAAAGAATAAAAGTACATTATACTAATTTTAAAGCTAATCCAGAATTAGAAGAAAATGTGTTTAGCATAAGTTAG
- the alr gene encoding alanine racemase produces MFKKYRPVWEEINLDNLVYNIGQIKSKIGSKKLIGVIKANAYGHGAIEVAEVLLENGIDRLAVAVLDEAIELRKNKIKVPIMVLGIIPHTFLEEIIDYDIEPIVPSYNYASKLSKLAGSKDKKTKVHIALDTGMGRIGFSIDQNSVEEINKISKLSNIEIQSLFSHFSTADEADKTYSHEQFKKYELLYKELVKKDVKINMRTISNSAAIMELPDTYCDLVRPGIIMYGYYPSTEVDKNNLDIKPIMTLKANIVYVKILEQGSYIGYGRKFKCDRKSVIATLPLGYADGYTRRLFGKAKVIINGKFAPVVGNICMDQCMVDVTDVGEVNIGDEVILIGEKDGLKFNANDIAEITGTINYEVLCMISRRVPRVYIKGGEVVKIKNYVI; encoded by the coding sequence ATGTTTAAAAAATACAGACCTGTATGGGAAGAGATTAATTTAGATAACCTTGTATATAATATAGGTCAAATAAAATCTAAAATTGGGAGTAAGAAACTAATAGGTGTTATTAAGGCTAATGCTTATGGCCATGGGGCTATAGAGGTTGCAGAGGTGTTGTTAGAGAATGGAATAGATAGACTTGCTGTAGCGGTTTTAGATGAGGCAATAGAACTTAGAAAAAATAAAATTAAGGTTCCCATAATGGTACTTGGCATAATACCACATACATTTCTGGAGGAAATAATAGATTATGATATAGAGCCTATAGTGCCTTCTTATAATTACGCCAGCAAATTATCTAAATTAGCTGGAAGTAAGGATAAAAAAACAAAAGTACATATTGCACTAGATACGGGAATGGGAAGGATAGGATTTTCCATAGACCAAAATAGTGTAGAAGAGATAAATAAAATAAGTAAATTATCCAATATAGAAATACAGAGTTTATTTTCACATTTTTCCACAGCAGATGAAGCAGATAAAACATATAGCCACGAACAATTTAAAAAGTATGAATTATTATATAAGGAATTGGTAAAGAAAGATGTGAAAATAAATATGAGAACTATATCAAATAGTGCAGCTATAATGGAATTACCGGATACTTATTGTGATTTGGTTAGACCCGGTATAATAATGTATGGATATTATCCTTCTACAGAAGTAGATAAGAATAATTTAGATATAAAGCCTATAATGACTTTAAAAGCTAATATAGTCTATGTAAAAATACTAGAGCAAGGAAGTTATATTGGATATGGAAGAAAATTTAAATGTGATAGAAAAAGTGTAATAGCCACATTACCTTTAGGCTATGCAGATGGATATACTAGAAGGCTATTTGGAAAAGCAAAGGTTATAATTAATGGTAAATTTGCTCCAGTAGTAGGAAATATATGTATGGATCAATGTATGGTAGATGTAACAGATGTAGGTGAAGTTAATATAGGAGATGAAGTTATACTTATAGGTGAAAAAGATGGGTTAAAATTTAATGCAAATGACATAGCTGAAATTACTGGAACTATAAACTATGAGGTACTTTGTATGATAAGTAGAAGGGTTCCAAGAGTATATATAAAGGGAGGGGAGGTAGTTAAAATTAAAAATTATGTAATATAA
- a CDS encoding CopG family ribbon-helix-helix protein — protein sequence MSTSKRLVINLSETLYNEFNKALKEDCKKRSEFIREVIILYISEKKRLNKISEMEKGYREMAQLNLEFAEMGFASDMKEFKEYEAKLSESDLQDDNNSEKRRYILC from the coding sequence ATGTCAACTTCAAAAAGATTGGTAATAAACCTCTCAGAAACACTATATAATGAATTCAACAAGGCACTTAAGGAAGATTGCAAAAAAAGAAGTGAATTTATTAGGGAAGTTATCATATTATATATTAGTGAGAAAAAAAGGTTAAATAAAATATCAGAAATGGAAAAAGGGTATAGGGAAATGGCGCAGCTTAATCTTGAATTCGCAGAAATGGGCTTTGCAAGTGACATGAAAGAATTTAAAGAATATGAAGCGAAGCTTTCGGAGAGTGATTTGCAAGATGACAACAATAGTGAAAAGAGGAGATATATTTTATGCTGA
- a CDS encoding type II toxin-antitoxin system PemK/MazF family toxin yields MTTIVKRGDIFYADLSPVVGSEQGGVRPVIIIQNDVGNKYSPTVIVAAITSQINKAKLPTHVEISSEAYGLNKDSVVLLEQIRTLDKRRLKEKIGHMTDVDMEKVDGALLVSVGLQ; encoded by the coding sequence ATGACAACAATAGTGAAAAGAGGAGATATATTTTATGCTGATCTAAGTCCAGTAGTTGGATCTGAACAGGGAGGGGTAAGACCTGTTATAATAATACAAAATGATGTAGGCAATAAATACAGTCCTACGGTAATTGTTGCAGCTATTACCTCTCAGATAAATAAAGCAAAACTTCCAACACATGTAGAAATATCATCAGAAGCCTATGGACTTAACAAAGATTCAGTAGTATTACTTGAACAAATAAGAACTTTGGACAAAAGAAGATTGAAAGAAAAGATTGGCCATATGACAGATGTTGACATGGAAAAAGTAGATGGAGCACTTTTAGTAAGTGTTGGACTTCAATAA
- a CDS encoding transketolase: MEKNIEKLEKIARSIRKNIIKMLTKAGSGHPGGSLSIVEILTVLYFCEMNINPQNFRDLNRDRFVLSKGHAAPALYSALAERGYFNVDELQSLRKLGSMLQGHPNMNDVPGVDMSTGSLGQGVSAAVGMALGGKIDKKDYRVYTLLGDGELEEGEVWEAAMAAAHYKLDNLTAFVDANGLQIDGPCEEVMSAYPIGDKFKAFKWNVIEVDGHSLEELIDAVEEAKSVKDKPTVIICNTIKGKGVSFMENQVGWHGTAPNIEQCEKALSEIGGEE, from the coding sequence GTGGAAAAAAATATAGAGAAACTTGAGAAAATTGCAAGATCTATAAGAAAAAATATAATAAAAATGCTAACTAAAGCTGGATCAGGGCACCCAGGAGGTTCTTTATCCATAGTAGAAATTTTGACTGTTTTGTACTTTTGTGAAATGAATATTAATCCACAGAATTTTAGGGATTTAAATAGGGATAGGTTTGTGCTGTCAAAAGGCCACGCTGCCCCTGCACTTTATAGTGCTCTTGCTGAAAGGGGATATTTTAATGTAGATGAACTTCAATCCCTTAGAAAATTGGGATCTATGCTTCAGGGGCACCCTAACATGAATGACGTACCTGGAGTAGATATGTCCACAGGATCCTTAGGTCAAGGGGTATCTGCAGCCGTAGGAATGGCATTAGGTGGTAAAATCGATAAGAAAGATTATAGAGTGTATACTTTATTGGGAGATGGAGAACTCGAAGAAGGAGAAGTCTGGGAAGCTGCCATGGCTGCAGCACACTATAAATTAGATAATCTAACTGCTTTTGTGGATGCTAATGGACTTCAAATAGATGGTCCTTGTGAGGAAGTTATGTCTGCATATCCTATTGGAGATAAGTTTAAGGCATTTAAATGGAATGTTATAGAAGTAGATGGACACAGTTTGGAAGAATTGATAGATGCCGTTGAAGAGGCAAAATCAGTGAAAGATAAACCTACTGTGATAATTTGTAATACTATTAAAGGTAAAGGAGTTTCTTTTATGGAAAATCAGGTGGGCTGGCATGGAACAGCACCTAATATAGAACAATGTGAAAAAGCATTAAGTGAAATAGGAGGTGAGGAGTAA
- a CDS encoding transketolase family protein, whose protein sequence is MSNKISTREAYGKILVELGAKNEKIVVFDADLSKSTKTSNFGKLYPERFMDMGIAESNMMAVAAGISTCDKIPFVSTFAIFATGRAFEQVRNSICYPNLNVKICATHAGITVGEDGASHQSVEDISLMRSIPNMTVVCPSDAVETEEAIKVIAEIKGPCYVRLGRSGVSVINDNEDYKFQLGKSVKLRKGKDAVIIATGIMVDAALEAYNILSEEGIKVSVLNVHTIKPIDKDEIIEEARRTGVVITAEEHSIIGGLGSAVCEVLSENLPTPVVRVGIKDTFGESGTPAELLKAYGLTAENIVKAVKKGLTLK, encoded by the coding sequence ATGTCAAATAAGATATCAACTAGAGAAGCTTATGGAAAAATATTAGTGGAATTAGGAGCAAAGAATGAAAAAATAGTGGTTTTTGATGCAGATCTTTCCAAATCAACCAAAACATCCAATTTTGGGAAATTATATCCTGAAAGATTTATGGATATGGGTATAGCAGAATCTAATATGATGGCAGTGGCTGCTGGAATTTCTACCTGTGATAAAATACCTTTTGTAAGTACTTTTGCTATATTTGCCACAGGAAGAGCTTTTGAACAAGTAAGAAATTCAATATGTTACCCTAATTTAAATGTAAAAATATGTGCTACCCATGCAGGAATTACTGTAGGGGAGGATGGTGCATCCCATCAATCTGTAGAAGATATATCACTTATGAGAAGTATACCTAATATGACAGTTGTATGTCCAAGTGATGCTGTAGAGACAGAAGAAGCCATTAAAGTTATAGCAGAAATAAAGGGACCTTGTTATGTGAGACTAGGAAGATCTGGAGTATCTGTTATAAATGATAATGAGGATTATAAATTTCAGCTGGGGAAATCAGTAAAACTTCGTAAAGGAAAAGATGCAGTAATTATAGCTACTGGTATAATGGTAGATGCAGCTCTGGAAGCTTATAATATATTATCTGAGGAAGGTATAAAGGTATCAGTTTTAAATGTACATACAATAAAACCTATAGACAAGGATGAAATAATAGAAGAAGCAAGACGAACGGGAGTTGTTATTACTGCAGAGGAGCATAGCATTATTGGAGGACTTGGTTCTGCTGTATGTGAGGTATTAAGCGAAAATTTGCCGACCCCTGTGGTAAGAGTAGGAATAAAAGACACTTTTGGAGAAAGTGGTACGCCTGCCGAACTTTTGAAAGCTTATGGATTAACTGCAGAGAATATAGTTAAAGCGGTGAAAAAGGGATTGACTTTGAAATAA
- the ftsE gene encoding cell division ATP-binding protein FtsE, producing the protein MIEFKNVSMVYNNNIFALSNINLEIEKGEFVFLVGSSGAGKTTFVKALLKEIQPTTGDIIVNNINVTNLKRRQIPFYRRKLGVVFQDFRLIPTLNVYENVAFAMRVIEAPLREIRKKVPVVLSLVGLSSKYKSFPHELSGGEQQRVSLARAIVNNPSILIADEPTGNLDPDTSMDIMETINDINHAGTTVLMATHASSIVNSMRKRVIEIEDGIIVRDEQRGAYDYED; encoded by the coding sequence ATGATAGAATTTAAAAACGTAAGTATGGTTTATAATAATAACATATTTGCATTATCTAATATAAATTTAGAAATAGAAAAGGGTGAATTCGTTTTTTTAGTAGGTTCTAGTGGGGCTGGAAAAACTACGTTTGTAAAAGCACTTTTAAAAGAAATTCAGCCTACAACTGGTGATATTATAGTTAATAATATAAATGTTACAAATTTAAAGAGAAGGCAGATACCTTTTTATAGAAGAAAATTAGGAGTGGTTTTTCAAGATTTTAGGTTAATACCTACACTTAATGTATATGAAAATGTAGCTTTTGCAATGAGAGTTATAGAAGCCCCTTTAAGGGAAATAAGAAAAAAAGTACCTGTGGTATTGTCTTTAGTGGGACTATCCAGTAAATATAAATCATTTCCCCATGAACTTTCCGGAGGAGAGCAGCAAAGAGTTTCTCTGGCAAGGGCTATAGTAAACAACCCTTCTATATTAATAGCAGATGAACCTACAGGAAATTTGGATCCCGATACTTCTATGGATATAATGGAAACTATAAATGATATAAATCACGCAGGAACTACAGTATTAATGGCAACTCATGCAAGTAGTATAGTTAATTCTATGAGAAAAAGAGTTATAGAAATAGAAGATGGTATTATTGTGAGAGATGAGCAAAGGGGTGCATATGATTATGAGGATTAG